In Paraburkholderia terrae, the following proteins share a genomic window:
- a CDS encoding PDDEXK nuclease domain-containing protein, which translates to MTDQLTLDALGDDYRNWLAELKQRVERARQRAAASINRELVTLYWQIGRDILARQQQQGWGARVVDQLARDLKAAFPDMKGFSPRNLKYMRALAQAWPEPEFVQQPVAQLPWSHVVTLLDKLDDRDQRHWYAHKSLEHGWSRSVLAMQIETGAHARTGNAITNFEERLPPPQSDLAREALKDPYLFDFLNLTEDAQERDIEQALTRHITRFLLELGAGFAFVGRQYRLEVGGDEFFIDLLFYHLKLRCYVVVELKTTPFRPEYAGQLNFYLSAIDAQVKAPEDQPTIGLLLCKEKNRLVAEYALRGVAKPMGVAEYQLLREVPPSLETTLPSIREIEAELRPDLRDDS; encoded by the coding sequence ATGACCGACCAATTGACACTGGACGCCCTGGGCGACGATTACCGTAACTGGCTTGCCGAGCTCAAGCAGCGGGTCGAGCGCGCCCGGCAGCGCGCAGCAGCAAGCATAAACCGTGAACTCGTCACGCTGTACTGGCAGATCGGCCGGGACATCCTGGCGCGGCAGCAGCAGCAGGGGTGGGGCGCACGGGTGGTTGACCAGCTCGCGCGCGACCTGAAGGCGGCATTTCCTGACATGAAAGGATTTTCGCCGCGCAACCTGAAGTACATGCGGGCACTCGCCCAGGCGTGGCCCGAGCCGGAATTTGTGCAACAACCCGTTGCACAATTGCCGTGGTCCCACGTCGTGACGCTGCTGGACAAGCTCGACGACCGCGACCAGCGGCATTGGTATGCACACAAATCGCTTGAGCACGGCTGGTCACGCAGCGTACTCGCGATGCAGATCGAGACTGGCGCGCACGCCCGAACCGGAAACGCCATCACAAACTTTGAAGAGAGGCTGCCGCCACCTCAATCCGATCTCGCCCGCGAGGCGTTGAAAGATCCATACCTCTTTGACTTCCTCAACCTGACAGAGGACGCGCAGGAGCGCGACATCGAGCAAGCACTGACGAGACACATCACCCGGTTCCTGCTGGAACTTGGCGCCGGCTTTGCGTTCGTCGGTCGTCAGTACCGGCTCGAAGTCGGCGGGGATGAATTCTTTATTGACCTGCTCTTCTACCATTTGAAGTTGCGGTGCTACGTCGTCGTCGAACTCAAGACAACACCGTTCCGGCCAGAATATGCCGGCCAGCTTAACTTCTACCTGTCCGCTATCGATGCGCAGGTGAAGGCGCCAGAGGATCAGCCGACCATTGGCCTGCTGCTGTGCAAGGAAAAGAACCGGCTGGTCGCCGAGTATGCCCTGAGGGGTGTCGCAAAGCCCATGGGCGTCGCCGAGTACCAGTTGCTGCGCGAGGTGCCACCTTCGCTGGAAACAACACTGCCGTCCATTCGCGAGATCGAGGCGGAACTGCGTCCCGACCTGCGAGACGATTCGTGA
- a CDS encoding DNA-binding protein: MSHDLSAVSSHVPSDDARLAAEIDRLKAEFPNTRALYREVCALLFFRFGQTPTANRLYQLVRRGSMSTPATVLGEFWAELREKSRVRIEHPDLPADLGAAAGDLVATLWTRATASAQAELDALRAEVETQRIDAEQRVVAARDELARTETALEQRTAALLVAQVEVRELEKAQAEGHAARQALDAEVNRLKAEAVARDRELEKVREGFSRDLEKLRETAERAEERLRATEKRALLEIDRERGAVAKLQKEVDETTKRADRRDAEHRSAVESLQAQLGDARHQAGVLQGRLDAVQATNVTLQQQLAAGRQADAREARPVRAKAALARPTAARPARTPGPARKVPVASTPSGKTAARRKKRGEV, from the coding sequence ATGTCTCACGATCTGTCCGCTGTTTCGTCTCATGTTCCGTCCGATGACGCCCGGCTCGCGGCCGAGATCGACCGCCTGAAAGCCGAATTCCCGAACACGCGCGCGCTGTACCGCGAGGTCTGCGCGCTGCTGTTCTTCCGCTTCGGCCAGACGCCGACTGCGAACCGCCTGTACCAGCTGGTGAGGCGCGGCAGCATGAGCACGCCCGCGACGGTGCTGGGCGAGTTCTGGGCGGAGCTGCGCGAAAAGAGCCGGGTGCGGATCGAACATCCGGACCTGCCGGCCGATCTCGGCGCCGCGGCCGGGGATCTGGTCGCGACGCTGTGGACGCGCGCGACGGCATCGGCACAGGCGGAACTGGATGCGCTGCGTGCGGAAGTGGAAACGCAGCGCATCGATGCCGAACAGCGCGTCGTGGCAGCGCGGGACGAACTGGCGCGCACGGAAACAGCGCTCGAACAGCGCACCGCGGCACTGCTGGTCGCCCAGGTCGAGGTCCGCGAACTGGAAAAGGCGCAGGCCGAGGGCCATGCGGCGCGTCAGGCGCTCGACGCCGAGGTCAACCGGCTCAAGGCCGAAGCGGTGGCCCGCGATCGGGAACTTGAGAAGGTAAGGGAAGGGTTTTCGCGGGACCTGGAGAAACTGCGCGAGACAGCCGAGCGGGCGGAGGAGCGCCTGCGCGCCACGGAAAAGCGCGCGCTGCTCGAGATCGACCGCGAGCGCGGCGCCGTCGCGAAGCTGCAGAAGGAAGTCGACGAGACCACGAAGCGGGCCGACCGGCGCGACGCCGAGCATCGCAGCGCAGTCGAATCGCTGCAGGCACAGCTCGGTGACGCGCGCCATCAGGCCGGCGTACTGCAGGGGCGGCTCGATGCCGTGCAGGCCACGAACGTGACGCTGCAGCAGCAGCTGGCGGCAGGGCGTCAGGCCGATGCGCGCGAGGCGCGACCTGTTCGCGCGAAGGCCGCTCTGGCACGCCCGACTGCGGCCCGTCCGGCCCGAACGCCGGGGCCGGCACGCAAGGTCCCGGTCGCCTCGACGCCATCCGGCAAAACGGCGGCGCGCCGGAAGAAGCGGGGCGAGGTGTGA
- a CDS encoding tyrosine-type recombinase/integrase has translation MPNPPPNRLVALHPAPLETVAIPAALDGRAGTNRATGGHAQIAAANDLEAIRAWLARFADKPATFDSYRKEAERLLLWSLVELGKPLSSLTHEDCLRYQRFVADPQPAATWIANAGAGGGRKHPRDDARWRPFHGPLSPASLRQAMVILNVLFSWLVQAGYLAGNPLALSRQRTPKAAPRITRYLEPGLWQEVKDFIASMPQETTRDRAHYHRVRWLFTLLYLGGLRIAEAGGNTMGQFFVRRDADRTMRWWLTVHGKGDRERLVPATRELMTELSRYRQHLGMTALPSPNETTPLVLPIGSTAGSTAEPGRTKTEGPSQRPLTRAALHTIVKDVFAGAAGRLRERGEAFAARADLLGQASAHWLRHSAGSHMADNQVDLRLVRDNLGHASLTTTSLYLHVDDDRRHHETDEKHRINW, from the coding sequence ATGCCGAACCCGCCGCCGAACCGTCTGGTCGCGCTGCACCCCGCCCCGCTTGAAACGGTCGCGATTCCCGCCGCGCTCGACGGCCGCGCGGGCACCAACCGCGCGACGGGCGGCCACGCGCAGATTGCCGCGGCGAACGATCTCGAGGCGATCCGCGCCTGGCTCGCACGCTTCGCCGACAAGCCGGCGACCTTCGACAGCTACCGCAAGGAAGCAGAACGGCTGCTGCTGTGGTCACTGGTGGAACTGGGCAAGCCGCTCTCATCCCTCACCCACGAGGACTGCCTGCGCTACCAGCGCTTCGTCGCCGATCCGCAACCGGCCGCCACCTGGATCGCCAACGCCGGTGCGGGCGGCGGCCGCAAGCATCCGCGGGACGACGCGCGCTGGCGGCCCTTTCACGGCCCGCTGTCGCCCGCCAGCCTCCGCCAGGCGATGGTGATCCTGAACGTGCTGTTTTCGTGGCTGGTACAGGCCGGCTATCTCGCCGGCAATCCGCTCGCGCTCTCGCGCCAGCGCACCCCGAAAGCCGCCCCGCGCATCACCCGCTATCTGGAGCCTGGCCTGTGGCAGGAGGTCAAGGACTTCATTGCGTCGATGCCGCAGGAGACCACCCGGGACCGCGCGCACTATCACCGCGTGCGGTGGCTCTTCACGCTGCTGTACCTGGGCGGGCTGCGCATCGCCGAGGCCGGCGGCAACACGATGGGCCAGTTCTTCGTGCGGCGCGACGCCGACAGGACGATGCGCTGGTGGCTCACCGTGCACGGCAAGGGTGACAGGGAGCGCCTCGTGCCGGCGACGCGTGAACTGATGACTGAACTGTCGCGCTACCGCCAGCACCTGGGGATGACGGCCCTGCCCTCACCCAACGAGACGACGCCGCTCGTCCTCCCGATCGGAAGCACTGCGGGAAGCACAGCGGAACCGGGCCGGACGAAGACGGAAGGGCCGTCACAGCGGCCGCTGACCCGGGCCGCGCTGCACACGATCGTCAAGGACGTGTTTGCCGGCGCCGCCGGGCGGCTGCGCGAACGTGGCGAAGCTTTTGCGGCCCGCGCGGACCTGCTCGGGCAGGCCTCGGCGCACTGGCTGCGGCACAGCGCCGGTTCGCACATGGCCGACAATCAGGTCGACCTGCGACTCGTGCGCGACAACCTCGGTCACGCATCGCTGACCACGACGAGCCTTTACCTGCACGTCGACGACGATCGCCGCCATCACGAGACCGACGAGAAGCATCGCATCAACTGGTGA
- a CDS encoding DUF1488 family protein — translation METVELEPQVLSDRRGVAFGLVRPNGPVECVITIATLEAYFWLEPRASDARILKTFRDGYGRIRAITERRLLAHPATRLELTPDDFARP, via the coding sequence ATGGAAACTGTTGAACTCGAACCCCAGGTGCTTTCCGACCGCCGCGGCGTGGCGTTTGGTCTCGTGCGCCCGAACGGCCCGGTTGAATGCGTGATCACGATCGCGACACTGGAAGCGTATTTCTGGCTCGAACCCCGGGCCAGCGACGCCCGCATCCTGAAGACCTTCCGCGATGGCTACGGGCGCATCCGCGCGATTACCGAGCGCAGGCTGCTCGCCCATCCGGCTACGCGCCTGGAACTGACGCCGGACGATTTCGCGCGTCCCTGA
- a CDS encoding HU family DNA-binding protein, translated as MNKHELIDAVASTTGESKASTGEAIDAILEAVTAAVTRGDTVQLIGFGSFSTGARAERTGRNPSTGETITIPAAKTVKFTAGKAFKDVVNAA; from the coding sequence ATGAACAAACACGAACTGATTGATGCTGTCGCATCTACCACGGGCGAAAGCAAGGCCAGCACGGGCGAAGCCATTGATGCCATTCTCGAGGCCGTGACGGCGGCCGTGACGCGTGGCGATACCGTCCAGCTGATCGGCTTCGGCTCGTTTTCGACCGGCGCCCGCGCCGAACGCACGGGTCGCAATCCGTCGACGGGCGAGACCATCACCATTCCGGCCGCGAAGACCGTCAAGTTCACCGCAGGCAAGGCATTCAAGGACGTCGTGAATGCCGCATGA
- a CDS encoding SET domain-containing protein: MQQRRITARRSSVHGKGLFALRPIAAGERLIEYTGELTSWRRAAARQRADAGHTFVFGVSDGRVIDGSRGGNSARFLNHACAPNCEAIESGDRVFIHALADIAPGSELFIDYALAIDSEPTDEIRQQYACRCGLAGCRQTMLSASDG, encoded by the coding sequence GTGCAACAGCGACGTATAACCGCACGACGTTCGTCGGTGCATGGCAAAGGGCTCTTCGCGCTGCGGCCCATCGCCGCCGGCGAGCGGCTTATCGAATACACGGGTGAGCTGACCAGCTGGCGGCGGGCCGCCGCGCGCCAGCGCGCCGACGCTGGCCACACATTCGTATTCGGAGTCTCGGATGGGCGGGTGATTGATGGCAGCCGCGGTGGCAACAGCGCACGCTTCCTGAACCACGCATGCGCACCGAACTGCGAAGCCATTGAGTCGGGTGATCGTGTCTTCATCCACGCGCTCGCCGACATCGCGCCCGGCTCCGAGCTGTTTATCGACTATGCGCTGGCCATCGACAGCGAACCGACCGATGAGATCCGGCAACAGTACGCATGCCGTTGTGGTTTGGCCGGATGCCGGCAAACCATGCTCAGCGCGTCAGACGGCTGA
- a CDS encoding response regulator transcription factor, translating to MRVLIVDDHELFRAGLALLLRELFPSIELLHASTLSQGMHHALGEFLNIVFLDLDLPDGHGCDALAELKELRPSLPVIVISADESVETISRCIELRAMGYVPKSSPPEALHAAISAALAGGVFLPAASIARLRRDMGTDEAPVSRPVNAQPGCNSEMSSASELGLTPREFETLAWLVRGLPSKAIALRMGLEDITVRKYVSHLLAHFNLRRRTELIVMLADKGIRLGVPPVTDPAHDRGPSAVGQQRTD from the coding sequence ATGCGCGTACTGATCGTCGATGATCACGAGCTGTTCAGAGCCGGATTGGCGCTGCTGCTGAGAGAGCTGTTTCCGAGCATCGAGTTGCTGCACGCGAGTACGTTGTCGCAGGGCATGCATCATGCGCTCGGCGAGTTCCTGAACATCGTTTTTCTCGATCTCGATCTTCCCGACGGTCACGGTTGCGACGCGCTTGCCGAATTGAAGGAGTTGCGACCGTCGTTACCGGTGATTGTGATATCGGCGGACGAGAGCGTGGAAACCATCAGTCGATGCATCGAACTGCGCGCCATGGGATACGTACCCAAGTCGTCGCCTCCCGAAGCGCTTCATGCAGCGATAAGCGCAGCGCTTGCCGGGGGCGTGTTCCTGCCCGCTGCCAGCATCGCGAGGCTCAGGCGTGACATGGGCACGGACGAGGCTCCCGTAAGTAGGCCTGTGAACGCACAGCCGGGCTGCAATTCGGAAATGAGCAGCGCATCCGAGCTGGGACTCACTCCGAGAGAGTTCGAAACGTTGGCGTGGCTGGTGCGCGGGCTTCCGTCCAAGGCGATTGCGCTGAGAATGGGGCTCGAAGACATTACAGTACGAAAATACGTCAGTCATTTGCTCGCGCATTTCAATCTGCGGCGCCGTACGGAACTCATCGTCATGCTGGCGGATAAAGGGATCAGACTCGGCGTCCCGCCAGTCACGGATCCCGCACATGATCGAGGCCCGTCGGCCGTTGGGCAGCAACGAACCGACTGA
- a CDS encoding hybrid sensor histidine kinase/response regulator, with protein sequence MDYARRFFGQRRLAITIFTALWVVFSIHDFGRLDVLDPSHLHHKELIFLRIAGTIGMTVPVLLWSPRALDECWAVGLLSVWTIGCWFAVLRMVQIYPGDLAWREAYPILTFALFMIFMAFRLRVVTAAWLIGLCVVSYLVMLYLKPGGQSVGARVESVVAHATMVPMMYIVGLLVSIPLERAARREFMYRRTLRAAKARVEAASRAVSEQNLRMQDLVREKERFFSSAYHDIQQPLAAINLFIRSARTRTRDGYAVDRDLDVIEETARDLLDMFKDIQDYSELGSYVPHLAPLDTQTVLREVFEQYLEPARSRDIEFRIGERRRYPPPIETDRSLFKRALSNLVSNAIKNTSAGGVVIGWVLIGERLRIDVWDTGIGISPEHRDAIFAEYYQINNPGRDRSKGLGLGLSIVNRVVGILPKHSMRFWSVEGRGSRFSLYAPISQLAPVIVTEDQANAACTSILKGRYVLLCDDEPTVLEGLRRLFLSAGALVDSAGSMAGFEAILADDGRAPDIIVTDIRLRDGPTGIEVAERIRQHFAWAGVLPVAFITGELVSPHALRDFAGPFVLLRKSSAPESTLAEVSRFVAAQRPTGLDHVRDP encoded by the coding sequence ATGGACTACGCGCGGCGCTTCTTCGGACAGCGCAGGCTCGCCATCACAATCTTCACCGCGTTGTGGGTCGTGTTTTCCATCCACGACTTCGGGCGATTAGACGTACTCGATCCCTCCCATCTGCACCACAAAGAACTCATTTTCCTGAGAATCGCCGGGACGATCGGCATGACGGTGCCCGTGCTGTTGTGGAGCCCACGCGCACTTGACGAGTGCTGGGCCGTCGGGCTGCTCAGTGTCTGGACGATCGGTTGCTGGTTCGCGGTCCTGAGAATGGTACAGATCTATCCCGGCGACCTGGCCTGGCGGGAAGCTTACCCGATCCTGACGTTTGCCCTTTTCATGATATTCATGGCCTTCCGGCTTCGAGTCGTCACGGCGGCGTGGCTGATCGGGCTATGCGTCGTCAGTTACCTTGTCATGCTCTATCTCAAGCCCGGTGGGCAGAGCGTCGGCGCGCGCGTGGAGTCGGTGGTTGCGCATGCCACGATGGTGCCGATGATGTATATCGTCGGTTTGCTAGTCAGCATTCCGCTGGAACGTGCCGCGAGGCGCGAATTCATGTATCGGCGCACCTTGCGCGCGGCCAAGGCGCGCGTCGAAGCGGCGTCGCGCGCAGTTAGCGAACAGAACCTACGCATGCAAGACCTCGTCAGGGAGAAAGAGCGGTTCTTCTCATCGGCGTATCACGACATCCAGCAACCTCTCGCCGCAATCAACCTCTTCATTCGAAGCGCCCGGACGAGGACCAGGGACGGATACGCGGTGGATCGCGACCTGGATGTCATCGAGGAGACCGCGCGCGACCTTCTCGATATGTTCAAGGACATTCAGGACTATAGCGAACTGGGTTCATACGTTCCGCACCTGGCGCCACTCGATACGCAGACCGTGCTTAGGGAAGTCTTCGAGCAATACCTTGAACCGGCGAGATCGCGAGATATCGAATTCAGGATCGGCGAGCGTCGGCGTTACCCTCCACCCATTGAAACCGACCGCTCCCTGTTCAAACGAGCATTGTCCAATCTTGTATCGAATGCGATCAAGAACACCTCCGCGGGGGGAGTCGTAATCGGCTGGGTGCTGATTGGGGAACGGCTTCGCATTGACGTATGGGACACGGGCATCGGCATCTCGCCCGAGCACCGGGATGCGATATTCGCCGAGTACTATCAGATAAACAATCCTGGCCGCGACCGGTCGAAAGGCCTTGGGCTTGGGTTGTCTATCGTCAATCGGGTTGTCGGAATTCTGCCGAAGCACAGCATGCGTTTCTGGTCGGTCGAAGGGCGCGGGTCACGCTTCTCCCTGTACGCTCCGATATCGCAATTGGCACCCGTCATCGTGACGGAAGATCAAGCGAACGCAGCATGCACGTCCATCCTTAAAGGCAGATACGTCCTGCTTTGCGACGACGAGCCGACCGTTCTGGAGGGGCTGCGACGATTATTCCTCAGTGCTGGCGCACTGGTGGATAGCGCCGGGTCGATGGCGGGATTTGAAGCGATTCTCGCCGACGATGGCCGCGCACCCGACATCATTGTCACCGATATCCGGCTGCGCGACGGCCCGACTGGCATTGAGGTCGCCGAACGGATCAGGCAGCATTTCGCATGGGCGGGTGTGCTTCCCGTTGCATTCATCACTGGCGAACTGGTGTCTCCGCACGCACTTCGCGATTTCGCCGGGCCGTTCGTGCTGTTGCGGAAGTCTTCCGCGCCGGAAAGCACGCTCGCTGAAGTCAGTCGGTTCGTTGCTGCCCAACGGCCGACGGGCCTCGATCATGTGCGGGATCCGTGA
- a CDS encoding DUF4148 domain-containing protein translates to MKLYQSITVCIALIAGVAADGCFAQTAINQQGAVTDGNAPQVSEVAVPAVTPAPSMPVGKTRAQVMRELEDFQKNGGPALMLDIYRGGG, encoded by the coding sequence ATGAAACTCTATCAATCGATCACCGTCTGTATTGCCCTGATAGCTGGAGTCGCAGCAGACGGATGCTTCGCCCAAACGGCGATCAACCAGCAGGGGGCGGTAACGGATGGCAACGCCCCGCAGGTTTCAGAGGTCGCGGTTCCGGCCGTCACACCGGCACCCTCCATGCCCGTTGGAAAAACACGCGCGCAAGTGATGCGCGAGCTCGAAGATTTTCAGAAAAATGGCGGCCCAGCTCTGATGCTTGATATTTACCGAGGCGGCGGCTAA
- a CDS encoding IS110 family transposase yields MEHDSTLYVGLDVHKDSITVAYALGTGEVELLGKVGTTKTDIDRLCKRLQSKARHVRVVYEAGPCGYGLYRQLVQKGFDCMVCAPSLIPRKPGERVKTDRRDAIKLVRSLRAGDLSAVYVPTVGDEAFRDLARAWMTAKDDLRQARQRLKSFLLAHDVRYTGHADWGPAHRRWVSQYAFGSEWQQFAFEELRRTIEDRLAQCQRVEAALREAVTNWRFYPAVLGLQAMRGVQFTTAVGMLAELGDLSRFDHPRQLMAWLGVTPTEHSSGDKRRQGSITKTGNSYARKLLVEAAWSYRHPARVSADIQRRHEGIPKAIIDRAWDAQVRLCRRYRRLSARGKNANTTVVAVARELSGFIWDIGRLAMSLALPRSKEAT; encoded by the coding sequence ATGGAACACGATAGCACGCTGTACGTCGGCCTGGACGTTCACAAGGACTCGATCACGGTCGCCTATGCGCTCGGCACGGGCGAGGTCGAACTTCTGGGCAAGGTCGGTACGACGAAGACGGATATCGATCGCCTGTGCAAGCGTCTTCAGTCGAAAGCGCGACACGTACGTGTCGTCTACGAGGCAGGGCCATGTGGCTACGGCCTTTACCGGCAACTGGTCCAGAAAGGATTCGACTGCATGGTGTGCGCACCGTCGCTGATTCCCAGAAAGCCCGGCGAGCGCGTCAAGACGGATCGGCGCGATGCGATCAAGCTTGTGCGGTCTCTACGGGCCGGAGACCTGTCAGCGGTGTATGTGCCGACGGTCGGGGACGAGGCATTTCGCGACCTCGCCCGTGCATGGATGACAGCCAAAGACGATTTGAGGCAGGCGCGGCAGCGGCTCAAGTCGTTCCTGCTCGCACACGATGTACGCTATACCGGCCACGCCGATTGGGGACCTGCTCACCGACGCTGGGTGAGCCAGTATGCGTTCGGTAGCGAATGGCAACAGTTCGCGTTTGAGGAGCTTCGGCGCACGATTGAAGATCGGCTCGCGCAATGCCAGCGGGTTGAAGCCGCCTTGCGTGAGGCAGTGACAAACTGGCGGTTCTATCCGGCCGTCCTGGGCCTGCAGGCCATGCGCGGTGTGCAGTTCACCACGGCCGTTGGAATGCTCGCCGAGCTCGGCGATCTGTCACGCTTTGACCACCCGCGGCAATTGATGGCGTGGCTCGGCGTCACCCCGACAGAACACTCATCGGGTGACAAGCGACGGCAGGGCAGCATCACCAAGACCGGCAACAGCTATGCAAGAAAGCTGCTCGTCGAAGCTGCCTGGAGCTACCGGCACCCAGCACGTGTAAGCGCCGATATTCAACGCCGCCATGAAGGCATTCCGAAGGCCATCATCGATCGCGCCTGGGACGCGCAGGTTCGACTCTGTCGCCGATACCGGAGACTGTCCGCACGTGGCAAGAATGCCAATACCACGGTCGTGGCTGTGGCCCGTGAACTGTCGGGTTTCATCTGGGACATCGGGCGCCTGGCGATGTCGCTCGCGTTACCTCGTAGCAAAGAGGCAACCTGA
- the mdcA gene encoding malonate decarboxylase subunit alpha — protein sequence MSSQNQPPSRWATRRAEKHRRLARVASIADGAVLPTDRMVEVLQNLIAPGDRVVVEGNNQKQADFLSRSLAKVDPEIVHDLHLIIPSVSRAEHLDLFERGIARKLDFAFAGAQSLRISQFLQDGILEIGSIHTYAELYGRLYVDLTPNVVLVAGYKADRDGNLYTGASTEDTPALVEAAAFRDGIVIAQVNEIVDDPKDLPRVDIPGSWIDFVVQSDKPFFIEPLFTRDPRLITPVHILMAMMAIRGIYERHQVQSLNHGIGFNTAAIELILPTYGDRLGLKGKICRHWTLNPHPTLIPAIETGWVDSVHCFGGELGMDAYVAQRPDVFFTGRDGSMRSNRAMSQLAGQYAIDMFIGSTLQMDGAGNSSTVTHGRLAGFGGAPNMGHDPHGRRHATPAWLDLLQTDSPLERGRKLVVQMVETFQAGGQPTIVETIDAVEVGRETGMPIAPVMIYGDDVTHVLTEEGIAYLYKARSLEQRKEMIAAVAGVTPIGLSSSAEKRAALRRDGLIALPEDLGVHRSEANRSLLAAKSIADLVDWSDGLYEPPARYRSW from the coding sequence ATGTCGAGTCAAAATCAGCCTCCCTCCCGTTGGGCCACGCGCCGGGCGGAAAAACATCGGCGCCTCGCGCGCGTCGCATCAATCGCCGACGGCGCGGTCTTGCCCACGGACCGCATGGTCGAAGTCCTGCAAAATCTGATTGCCCCGGGAGACCGCGTAGTCGTCGAGGGCAACAACCAGAAGCAGGCCGACTTCCTGTCGCGCTCGCTCGCGAAGGTCGATCCGGAAATCGTTCATGACCTGCATTTGATCATCCCGAGCGTGAGCCGTGCCGAGCATCTGGATCTGTTCGAGCGTGGCATCGCCCGAAAGCTCGACTTCGCCTTCGCCGGCGCGCAAAGCCTGCGCATTTCGCAATTTCTGCAGGACGGCATCCTCGAAATCGGTTCGATCCACACGTACGCTGAACTGTATGGCCGGCTGTATGTCGATCTGACGCCGAACGTCGTGCTGGTCGCCGGCTATAAGGCGGATCGCGACGGCAATCTCTATACGGGCGCCAGCACCGAAGACACGCCTGCCCTCGTCGAGGCCGCGGCGTTTCGCGACGGCATCGTGATCGCCCAGGTCAACGAAATCGTCGACGATCCGAAAGACCTGCCGCGCGTCGACATTCCCGGTTCGTGGATCGACTTCGTGGTCCAGTCGGACAAGCCATTCTTTATCGAGCCGCTGTTCACGCGGGACCCGCGCCTGATTACTCCCGTCCACATACTGATGGCGATGATGGCGATTCGCGGCATCTATGAACGGCATCAGGTGCAATCGCTGAATCACGGCATCGGCTTCAACACTGCCGCAATCGAACTGATCCTGCCCACTTATGGCGACAGGCTCGGGCTAAAGGGCAAGATCTGCCGCCACTGGACGCTGAATCCGCATCCGACGCTGATTCCCGCAATCGAAACCGGCTGGGTCGACAGCGTCCACTGCTTCGGCGGCGAACTGGGCATGGACGCCTATGTCGCGCAACGGCCCGATGTCTTCTTCACCGGCCGCGATGGTTCGATGCGCTCGAATCGCGCGATGTCCCAGCTCGCCGGCCAGTACGCGATCGACATGTTCATCGGCTCGACGCTGCAGATGGATGGCGCAGGCAACTCGTCGACGGTCACGCATGGGCGACTCGCCGGCTTCGGCGGTGCGCCGAACATGGGCCACGATCCGCATGGCCGCCGCCACGCGACGCCTGCCTGGCTCGATCTGTTGCAAACCGACAGCCCGCTCGAGCGCGGCCGCAAGCTGGTCGTGCAAATGGTCGAGACGTTTCAGGCGGGCGGCCAGCCGACCATCGTCGAGACGATCGACGCGGTGGAAGTTGGACGCGAAACGGGCATGCCGATCGCGCCGGTGATGATCTACGGCGACGACGTCACGCATGTGCTGACTGAGGAAGGCATTGCGTATCTGTACAAGGCGCGTTCGCTCGAACAACGTAAGGAAATGATCGCGGCCGTCGCGGGTGTGACGCCGATCGGCCTTTCGAGCAGCGCAGAGAAGCGGGCGGCACTGCGGCGCGACGGTCTGATCGCCCTGCCCGAGGACCTCGGCGTTCACCGCAGCGAAGCGAACCGGTCGCTGCTTGCCGCGAAGAGCATCGCGGATCTCGTTGACTGGTCGGACGGACTGTACGAGCCGCCCGCACGTTACCGGAGCTGGTGA